Proteins from a single region of Pseudomonas sp. 10S4:
- a CDS encoding YciC family protein, with product MNPFDVLRDSFYFFKRNLGQIVQLCLPLVILEAFLQQLVDNTASPDGFPGYSVVVGLLVYPLYTAALILFLDARSRGESPRIRDLLAMSATLWPRFALLTALNTLLILIGLSLYFLPGLWLMVTLAFAEYLLVLRGMAPLAAMKESLRLTRGHFLRILVCILCVMGPLWVLKGASYAVYPEPQNPAIALLIDSVHSFLQLFTSVVLFRLFMLIGEVPDKNDRPA from the coding sequence ATGAATCCGTTCGATGTGCTGCGTGACTCCTTTTACTTCTTCAAGCGCAATCTGGGCCAGATCGTGCAGCTGTGCCTGCCGCTGGTGATTCTTGAGGCGTTCTTGCAACAATTGGTGGACAACACCGCCAGCCCGGACGGTTTCCCCGGTTACAGCGTGGTCGTCGGTTTACTGGTGTATCCACTGTATACCGCCGCGCTGATCCTGTTTCTCGACGCCCGCAGCCGTGGCGAATCGCCGCGCATCCGCGACCTGCTGGCGATGTCCGCCACGTTGTGGCCACGCTTTGCCCTGCTCACCGCGCTCAACACCTTGTTGATCCTGATCGGCCTGTCGCTGTATTTCCTGCCGGGCCTGTGGCTGATGGTGACGCTGGCCTTCGCCGAATACTTGCTGGTGCTGCGCGGTATGGCGCCGCTGGCGGCGATGAAAGAAAGCCTGCGCCTGACCCGCGGCCATTTCCTGCGCATTCTGGTGTGCATCCTCTGTGTAATGGGGCCGTTGTGGGTGCTCAAGGGCGCCAGCTACGCGGTCTATCCCGAACCACAGAACCCGGCAATCGCCCTGCTGATCGACAGCGTCCACAGCTTCCTGCAACTGTTCACCAGCGTGGTGCTGTTCCGCCTGTTTATGCTGATTGGCGAAGTGCCTGACAAAAACGACAGACCTGCCTGA
- a CDS encoding Lrp/AsnC family transcriptional regulator encodes MDKYDRMLLSALLENGRASYAELARKVNLSAPAVAERVAKLESCGVITGYQAKVDLSKIGLPIQCVIELRLNQHGNQKTYDELIKIPQLTECHRVTGDPCVIMQAAVGSMPELEALINRVAKFGFSKTSIVLSSAIERRVPLGQLDGKQA; translated from the coding sequence ATGGACAAGTACGACCGCATGCTCCTCAGCGCCCTGTTGGAAAACGGTCGGGCGTCCTACGCCGAACTGGCGCGCAAGGTGAACCTCTCAGCCCCGGCTGTGGCCGAGCGCGTGGCCAAACTTGAGTCCTGCGGGGTGATCACCGGTTATCAGGCCAAGGTCGACCTGTCGAAAATCGGCCTGCCGATCCAGTGCGTCATCGAATTGCGGCTAAACCAGCACGGCAATCAGAAAACCTACGACGAACTGATCAAAATCCCGCAACTGACCGAGTGTCACCGGGTGACGGGGGATCCGTGCGTGATCATGCAAGCGGCGGTGGGGTCGATGCCGGAGTTGGAGGCGTTGATTAATCGGGTGGCGAAATTTGGGTTTAGCAAGACGTCGATTGTGTTGTCGAGCGCGATAGAGCGGCGGGTGCCGTTGGGGCAGTTGGACGGAAAGCAGGCCTGA
- a CDS encoding endonuclease/exonuclease/phosphatase family protein, translating into MTRLLRYTLLGLFAFVGLIGLLIYSVTWRPDAKEVLPVSCNAKAPTLVPGQALKVMTWNVQYLAGKRYVFWNDLAQGDDESPTLEDMAFSLDEVARVIRDEQPDVVLLQELDDGAKASDYQNQVKLLQERVADLYPCNAHAFDWKADFVPDPHIFGSVGRQLATLSRFQIGHAERLQLPVAPANVISRQFKPKNALLVAYLPLSDGGQIAVLNTHLDRVRQPDDTLQAQVTAVAKVLDKYESRGTPWLIGGDFNLLPLGQYRRLPAEQRTPYSADSALHVLWDKYPMIPTNNEASGADRAQWLTHYPNDPGLNGPDRTVDYLFYSPRIKRVEATVRQDDTLRISDHLPVIAKFLLPAAP; encoded by the coding sequence ATGACCCGTCTACTGCGCTACACCCTGCTGGGCCTGTTTGCTTTCGTTGGCCTGATCGGCCTGCTGATCTACAGCGTGACCTGGCGACCCGACGCCAAGGAAGTGCTGCCGGTCAGTTGCAACGCCAAGGCGCCGACCCTGGTGCCCGGTCAAGCCTTGAAGGTGATGACCTGGAACGTTCAGTACCTGGCGGGTAAACGCTACGTGTTCTGGAACGACCTGGCCCAGGGTGACGACGAAAGCCCCACGCTCGAAGACATGGCCTTCAGCCTCGATGAAGTGGCGCGGGTGATTCGTGACGAGCAACCGGACGTCGTGCTGCTGCAAGAACTCGATGACGGCGCCAAGGCCAGCGACTATCAGAATCAGGTCAAACTCTTGCAGGAACGGGTCGCCGACCTGTACCCCTGCAACGCCCACGCCTTCGACTGGAAGGCCGACTTTGTGCCAGATCCGCATATCTTCGGCAGCGTCGGCCGGCAACTCGCCACCCTGAGCCGCTTCCAGATCGGACATGCCGAGCGCCTGCAATTGCCGGTGGCACCCGCCAACGTCATCAGCCGTCAGTTCAAACCGAAAAACGCTTTGCTGGTGGCGTATCTGCCGTTGAGCGATGGCGGGCAGATCGCGGTGCTCAATACCCACCTGGACCGCGTCCGCCAGCCCGACGACACCTTGCAAGCCCAAGTGACAGCGGTGGCCAAGGTCCTCGACAAATACGAAAGCCGCGGCACACCGTGGCTGATTGGCGGCGACTTCAATCTGTTGCCGCTGGGCCAATACCGACGCCTGCCCGCCGAGCAACGTACGCCCTACTCCGCCGACAGCGCATTGCATGTGCTGTGGGACAAATACCCGATGATCCCGACCAACAACGAAGCCAGCGGTGCTGATCGGGCGCAATGGCTGACCCATTACCCGAACGATCCCGGCTTGAACGGCCCGGACCGGACGGTCGACTACCTGTTTTACAGCCCGCGGATCAAACGGGTCGAGGCAACGGTGCGCCAGGACGATACATTGCGGATCTCCGATCATTTGCCGGTGATCGCAAAGTTCCTGTTGCCGGCCGCCCCGTAG
- a CDS encoding NYN domain-containing protein yields the protein MKKIAVFADVQNLYYTVRQAYGCHFNYAALWADISKQGEIVEAYAYAIDRGDSKQQQFQQILRNLGFIVKLKPYIQRSDGSAKGDWDVGITLDIMDAADHVDEVVLASGDGDFDMLLDRIISKHGVQAVAYGVPGLTANSLIRAASRYVPIEGALLLKN from the coding sequence GTGAAAAAAATCGCAGTGTTTGCCGATGTCCAAAACCTCTATTACACCGTGCGTCAGGCTTATGGTTGCCACTTCAACTATGCCGCGCTGTGGGCAGATATCAGTAAACAGGGCGAGATTGTCGAGGCGTATGCCTACGCCATCGATCGTGGTGACAGCAAGCAGCAGCAGTTCCAGCAGATCCTGCGCAACCTGGGCTTCATCGTGAAGCTCAAGCCTTACATCCAGCGCAGCGACGGCTCGGCCAAGGGCGACTGGGACGTAGGTATTACCCTCGACATCATGGACGCCGCCGATCATGTCGACGAAGTGGTGCTGGCTTCCGGCGATGGTGATTTCGACATGCTGCTGGATCGCATCATCAGCAAGCACGGCGTACAAGCCGTGGCTTACGGCGTGCCGGGCCTGACCGCGAACTCGCTGATCCGCGCCGCCAGCCGCTACGTGCCAATCGAAGGCGCGTTGCTGCTCAAGAATTGA
- a CDS encoding PolC-type DNA polymerase III, giving the protein MERIAVIDFETTGISPSSSCRATEIAVVILEQGRIVERYQSLMNAGVRVPAFIEQLTGISNAMLRTAPSAEQVMNEVNEFVGITPLLAHNAAFDQKFWDFELGRIKRTRLQNFACSLLLARRLMPAAPNHKLGTLTTFASLPNTGKAHRAMADAEMAANLTTHLAEQLRQQHGLRELSHDLLVSLQKVPAAKINEHLKRHRGF; this is encoded by the coding sequence TTGGAACGCATAGCAGTCATCGACTTTGAAACCACCGGGATCTCCCCAAGCAGTAGCTGCCGGGCCACGGAAATCGCCGTGGTGATCCTTGAACAGGGGCGCATCGTCGAGCGTTACCAGAGCCTGATGAACGCCGGCGTGCGCGTACCGGCGTTCATCGAACAACTCACTGGCATCAGCAACGCCATGCTGCGCACCGCACCGTCGGCCGAGCAGGTGATGAACGAGGTGAACGAGTTCGTCGGCATTACGCCGCTGCTGGCGCACAACGCCGCGTTCGACCAGAAGTTCTGGGACTTTGAACTGGGGCGGATCAAACGCACACGGTTGCAGAACTTTGCCTGCTCACTGTTACTGGCCCGGCGTCTGATGCCGGCGGCGCCGAATCACAAACTCGGGACGCTCACCACTTTCGCCAGCCTGCCTAATACCGGCAAGGCTCACCGGGCGATGGCGGATGCCGAGATGGCGGCGAACCTGACGACGCACTTGGCTGAGCAACTGCGGCAGCAGCACGGGTTGCGGGAGTTGTCCCATGATTTGCTGGTCAGCTTGCAGAAAGTGCCGGCGGCGAAGATCAACGAACATCTCAAGCGCCATCGCGGGTTCTGA
- a CDS encoding DUF2076 domain-containing protein, which produces MNSEEQTLIDGLFSRLQQAETDSAPRDAQAEARIKEHLTRQPAAGYFMTQAILVQEAAIKSLDEQNKQQTQQIQQLQDELQQAKAQASAPAPASGGFLSSIFGGGSRDPQPAPTQSAPPSTGGWREPARPSFNSQPPQQNFGAPQQNYGAPQQNYAPQQQAPVGSGFLGGALKTAAGVAGGVMLAEGISSMFHSNQQPQQIVEVIKEEPAQVNDQSGNDRGNDQRMAGNDSNDQGDLSDTDYNNDDDSSFFGGDDDDSFV; this is translated from the coding sequence ATGAACAGCGAAGAACAAACCCTGATCGATGGACTGTTTTCCCGGCTGCAACAGGCCGAAACGGATTCAGCCCCGCGCGACGCTCAAGCCGAGGCGCGGATCAAGGAACACCTGACTCGCCAGCCCGCCGCGGGCTATTTCATGACCCAGGCGATTCTGGTGCAAGAGGCTGCCATCAAGAGCCTCGACGAACAGAACAAGCAACAGACCCAGCAAATCCAGCAATTGCAGGACGAACTGCAACAGGCCAAGGCCCAGGCGAGCGCTCCGGCACCGGCCAGTGGTGGCTTCCTGTCGAGCATCTTCGGCGGCGGCTCCCGCGATCCGCAGCCTGCGCCAACCCAAAGCGCACCCCCGTCGACCGGCGGCTGGCGTGAACCGGCGCGGCCATCGTTCAATTCGCAGCCGCCACAGCAGAACTTCGGTGCACCGCAACAGAACTACGGCGCGCCACAGCAAAACTACGCGCCGCAACAACAGGCACCGGTAGGTAGCGGCTTCCTCGGTGGCGCGCTGAAAACCGCGGCTGGCGTGGCCGGTGGTGTGATGCTGGCAGAAGGCATCAGCAGTATGTTCCACAGCAATCAGCAGCCGCAGCAAATCGTCGAAGTCATCAAGGAAGAACCGGCCCAGGTCAATGATCAAAGCGGTAATGACCGGGGCAATGACCAGCGCATGGCCGGCAACGACTCCAACGATCAGGGCGACCTTAGCGACACCGACTACAACAACGATGACGACTCATCGTTCTTCGGCGGCGATGACGACGACTCCTTCGTCTGA